AAAAGAAAGGAGCTGACATAACTTTGAATTTGCGAAAATAATTCCTTACCTGAATGGCTTCACTGCCCAGGTACCAATGCCTACAAGCGTTTGATTATAGTGAATCAGGCTGTTCTGTAAAACTTTCTTGCAACCTCGCCTAAACTCTCGcttttatataatatatttcctttttgtgGGCTTCGTTAAAAATCTCGTTAAACACGGGGTTTAAGTTTAGAGGATTTATCCGGGAGTTTTCGCGGAAGCCATGATTAAGAGTTGCTCGAAGAGTGatgttgtttcttttctaattttttggtACCTAAAGTACGTTATGTGGTCTGTGTCATGAGATGACCCAAATAACGTATGATGACAAGCTATTTTACtccatcttcttttgcACCACGGCTTTCTTGAGGGACCTTGACAAGGTATAAAAAGTCCCACTTGTAAGTcctttcaaaataaattaTCTGTTCCCATCCTGTTTTCTTGATAACTTCAGACAGTAAATCAGTCACACATAATCaaagtatatataaatgacTATTTCTGATCATCCAGAAACAGCACCTAAGTGGTGGAAAGAGTCCACCATTTATCAAATATACCCAGCAAGTTTTAAAGATTCCAACCATGATGGGTGGGGCGATTTGAAGGGTATCACTTCCAAGCTTGAGTACATTAAAGAACTTGGCGCGGATGCTATCTGGGTTTGTCCATTTTACGATTCCCCACAACAAGATATGGGGTATGATGTGTCAGACTATAAAAAGGTCTGGCCCACATATGGTACCAACGAAGACTGCTTTGATTTAATTGAAAAGGCCCATAAACTGGGCATGAAATTCATCACTGATTTGGTCATAAATCATTGCTCCACGGAACATGAATGGTTCAAGGAGAGTAGATCCTCGAAGACCAATCCAAAACGTGATTGGTTTTTCTGGAGACCACCAAAAGGTTAcgatgaaaatggtaaGCCAATTCCACCAAATAATTGGGGATCCTTTTTCGGTGGTTCAGCATGGACTTTTGATGAAACTACGGATGAATTTTATCTGCGCTTATTCGCAACAGGCCAGGTTGACTTAAATTGGGAAAATGATGATTGCAGAAAGGCAATCTATGAGGATGCTGTTGGATATTGGATAGACCATGGTGTGGACGGTTTTAGAATTGACACTGCTGGTCTATATTCAAAACGTCCTGGCTTACCAGATTCcccaatttttgaagaaaactcAGAGTTTCAGCATCCGAATTGGGGTTCTCACAATGGTCCTAGGATCCACgaatttcatcaagaatTGCACAGGTATATGAAGGATCGAGTTAAAGATGGCAGAGAAATTATGACAGTAGGTGAGGTCGCCCATGGAAGCGATAATGCATTGTATACCAGTGCAGCTAGGTACGAAATCAGCGAActgttttctttcgaaCACGTCGACATTGGTGCCAAGCCCTTCTTTCGCTATAATAAAGTACCTTTCTCCTTGAAACAATGGAAGGAAGCGATCGCgtcaaatttcttgtttattAATGGTACAGATAGTTGGGCCACTACCTATATTGAGAATCACGATCAAGCTCGTTCAATCACGAGATTCACTGATGATTCGCCAAAATACCGTACTCTGTCTGGTAAACTGTTGGCATTGTTGGAATGTTCACTGACCGGTACGTTGTATGTCTATCAAGGTCAGGAGATAGGTCAGATCAACTTTAAAAATTGGCCCATCGAGAAGTATGAGGATGTTGACGTAAAAACACATTACGGAATCATTAAAAAGAAGTTCGGTGAGGATTCAAAGGAGATGGAAGACTTCTATGAAGGAATTGCTTTATTCTCTAGAGATCATGCAAGAACTCCTATGCCATGGTCCAAAGAGAAGCCAAATGCCGGTTTCACTGATCAAAATGTTAAGCCTTGGTACTTCTTAAATGAATCATTCAGACAGGGAATTAACGTTGAGGAAGAATCCCTAGATAGCGCTTCAGTTCTTAACTTCTGGAAGAGAGCCTTGCAAGCcaggaagaaaaataaagaactCATGGTTTACGGCTACGATTTTGAGTTCGTTGACTTAGAGAACGACAAAATCTTTAGCTTTACCAAGGAGTATGAGGATAAGACGTTGTTTGCCGCTTTGAATTTCAGTGGAGAAGAAATCGAATTTGAGCTTCCAAAAAAAGGCGCTTCTTTATCTTTCATTCTCGGAAATTACGACGATGCCGATGCTTCCTCCAGAGTTTTGAGACCTTGGGAAGGTAGAATCTACCATGTCAGATAAACTCTAGGTAAGTTAGCGGCACGAATAAACGTCAACCTCTCACTAAATAaactcttttttcttatgtAAGTGATGATAAAGTAACGGCATTTTTTGCTGAAAATCTATCTACCATTTGGGTCAGGGCGATTTCCTGCTTAATTGGCGTGCATTATGATATTTTAAATGGTACTGTGAATTTTCGATTCTCGAGCTGCGGACTTtgacaagaagaagctaACACAATATGCTTCTGGAATAAAAACGtggaaaatgatgaattgTGTTATTAGCAGCTAAGTAGTGTTGGTAACGACTGTTTGGTGTTCTTCTATGGTACTTCAATCCCTTTCTCACGTTACTCGTActaatcttcttttctttgcgCCGGAGCCTCGGGCCGGTGCTCGGATAAATGTTGCCTAACTAAAATAAGATTTTCCGAAAATAATGCATAAGGTGTAAATCAGGGACCGATCCATGCCATGGATGCTTAAGAATTGGACAATATGACTTATTGTAGCTTTGATGCAGAAATCAGTGTCATTATTTAAAGTCATGGGATGAGCTGAGAGGTATAGCAGGTGAATAGTGAAAGGTGAAACATTGCATAGGAACTGTGGGTTAGAAAAACTTTTCTATAAAATAACTGTCTGGGCGAAATCATGCTTTTGTCGTAGCGTGAATACTGTAGTAATAGTGTTATGGAATATTGAGCTGTGCTTATGATCTTGACGAGGACGGTCTTATGCTAAAATGCTAGCATGCTTTCATTGGTAGCCGTGGAGTCGTCTGCAGTCGCCGGCAATGTCGCGTAGGAGTTTAATTATATGGGTTCCGGCAGTATAAGGTGGGGCCAATGATTAATTGTCTGTGATTACAAACTTTCAGTTCAACAATTTCTTGGTagcatcaaagaaatatatatcAAGTGTTAGTTTTGTGATATCCTTTGTAGTACTACCTTTTGATGAATGCAACAATATTAGATACATataatatactagaagCTCTTCTCAAAAACTTAGGAAGCCACAAAAGGGAATTAGTAATTCTACATAATATTGTATATAATTTTATCTTAGTTTCACAGGTTATAATTCGTTGAGTCAATCACATACTTATTCTTGCGCCTCAGCTCTCACTGATTTTGATAATAGGTGCATTTACTTTTAGTTCCATAATTTTACACCATCTTTTAGTACCCTGTATGTCATAGTAATCATGACCTCTCATACTAGTAACAAATGGACGATGCTTCAGTACTGTTCCGACCGAATTTTACGTAATGATGGGTTTTTATGATTATAGTAGTTTTCGCAAACAAATTCCTCTCTTTGAGAACCGAATGACCAATTCGACATTACCTTCACATGCACTTATAGATATTGCTCTCGCTTATCGTTCAATAGGGATATCAAATAAGCCGTTGACCGTTGCATGATGAACGGCAGTGCTTTCGGcgccatttttttagttgGCAGATGCAGATGCTTTTTGGagtatataaaaaaggtTGAAACTTCAAGTAAGATATCCCTTGGCACACAACTCTGGCAATATGAAGGATACCAACTCGAAAATGAGAAAAGCATAGGCTTGTCGTTCCTTTAATCCCTTGAATCCCAAAAGATTCTTATCCAAGGacgtttttgaaaatcgCAAGTCTCAAACATTTCGTATCTGGGTAAAGATACGGTGGCCACTTACTGCTAGGGAAGAAACTTCCGAGAGCTGGCCAACTTCGATCGCAACCGCTGATTTGTTACTACTATTGCTGATATTATTCTGCTGCATTCGACTACAATCTGTTGA
The Saccharomyces kudriavzevii IFO 1802 strain IFO1802 genome assembly, chromosome: 14 DNA segment above includes these coding regions:
- the SKDI14G3980 gene encoding glycoside hydrolase family 13 protein, with product MTISDHPETAPKWWKESTIYQIYPASFKDSNHDGWGDLKGITSKLEYIKELGADAIWVCPFYDSPQQDMGYDVSDYKKVWPTYGTNEDCFDLIEKAHKLGMKFITDLVINHCSTEHEWFKESRSSKTNPKRDWFFWRPPKGYDENGKPIPPNNWGSFFGGSAWTFDETTDEFYLRLFATGQVDLNWENDDCRKAIYEDAVGYWIDHGVDGFRIDTAGLYSKRPGLPDSPIFEENSEFQHPNWGSHNGPRIHEFHQELHRYMKDRVKDGREIMTVGEVAHGSDNALYTSAARYEISELFSFEHVDIGAKPFFRYNKVPFSLKQWKEAIASNFLFINGTDSWATTYIENHDQARSITRFTDDSPKYRTLSGKLLALLECSLTGTLYVYQGQEIGQINFKNWPIEKYEDVDVKTHYGIIKKKFGEDSKEMEDFYEGIALFSRDHARTPMPWSKEKPNAGFTDQNVKPWYFLNESFRQGINVEEESLDSASVLNFWKRALQARKKNKELMVYGYDFEFVDLENDKIFSFTKEYEDKTLFAALNFSGEEIEFELPKKGASLSFILGNYDDADASSRVLRPWEGRIYHVR